In Streptomyces hawaiiensis, one genomic interval encodes:
- the folK gene encoding 2-amino-4-hydroxy-6-hydroxymethyldihydropteridine diphosphokinase, giving the protein MTAPFIKGPSDPTVQPVPASVVEKVDAADTTLSNPKWAVVALGSNLGNRLETLQGAVDALGDTPGLRVKGVSPVYETEPWGVDPGSQPAYFNAVVVLKTTLPPSSLLERAHAVEEAFHRVRDEHWGPRTLDVDIVSYADVVSDDPQLTLPHPRAHERAFVLAPWHDLDPEAQLPGRGPVAGLLDAVTRDGVAPRKDLELRLPE; this is encoded by the coding sequence ATGACCGCGCCCTTCATCAAGGGTCCCAGTGACCCGACCGTACAGCCGGTGCCCGCCTCCGTCGTCGAGAAGGTCGACGCCGCCGACACGACCCTGTCCAATCCCAAATGGGCCGTGGTCGCCCTCGGCTCCAACCTCGGCAACCGCCTGGAGACCCTCCAGGGAGCCGTCGACGCTCTCGGCGACACGCCCGGCCTCCGCGTCAAGGGCGTCTCCCCCGTCTACGAGACCGAGCCCTGGGGCGTGGACCCCGGCAGCCAGCCCGCCTACTTCAACGCCGTCGTGGTCCTCAAGACCACCCTCCCGCCGTCCTCGCTCCTGGAGCGCGCGCACGCGGTCGAGGAGGCCTTCCACCGTGTCCGGGACGAGCACTGGGGCCCCCGCACCCTCGACGTCGACATCGTCTCCTACGCCGATGTCGTCTCCGACGACCCGCAGCTCACCCTCCCCCACCCCCGTGCCCACGAACGCGCCTTCGTCCTGGCCCCCTGGCACGACCTGGATCCCGAGGCCCAGCTACCCGGCCGCGGCCCGGTCGCCGGTCTGCTGGACGCCGTCACCCGCGACGGTGTGGCGCCCCGCAAGGACCTGGAACTCCGGCTGCCCGAATAG
- a CDS encoding DUF3180 domain-containing protein: MRELRIRVLAGVFVVAGILSWAGARLWNSVGTLPSVPLAAPVVLAVIAVILLATALSIRARLKAQRERRPEAKGVDPLMAARAVVFGHASALVAALVAGMYGGTGVFLLESLDIPARRDQAIYAGLSVLAGIGVIAAAIFLERVCKLPEDDENDGTGAASTV, encoded by the coding sequence GTGAGAGAGCTGCGTATCAGGGTGCTGGCCGGCGTCTTCGTCGTGGCCGGCATCCTGTCCTGGGCGGGCGCCCGCCTGTGGAACTCGGTCGGAACGCTCCCCAGCGTCCCTCTGGCCGCCCCCGTCGTCCTGGCCGTGATCGCCGTGATCCTGCTGGCCACGGCGCTCTCGATCCGCGCCCGGCTCAAGGCCCAGCGCGAGCGCCGCCCCGAGGCCAAGGGCGTCGACCCCCTCATGGCGGCCCGCGCGGTCGTCTTCGGCCACGCCAGCGCCCTGGTCGCCGCCCTCGTCGCCGGCATGTACGGCGGCACCGGCGTCTTCCTCCTGGAATCCCTCGACATCCCCGCCCGCCGCGACCAGGCCATCTACGCGGGCTTGTCCGTCCTCGCGGGCATCGGCGTCATAGCGGCAGCGATCTTCCTGGAGCGCGTCTGCAAGCTCCCGGAGGACGACGAGAACGACGGCACGGGCGCGGCGTCGACGGTGTGA
- the folE gene encoding GTP cyclohydrolase I FolE codes for MTDPVTLDGEGTIGDFDEKRAENAVRELLIAVGEDPDREGLRETPSRVARAYKEIFAGLWQKPEDVLTTTFDIGHDEMVLVKDIEVYSTCEHHLVPFRGVAHVGYIPSTSGKITGLSKLARLVDVYARRPQVQERLTTQIADSLMEILEPRGVIVVVECEHMCMSMRGIRKPGAKTLTSAVRGQLRDMATRNEAMSLIMAR; via the coding sequence ATGACCGACCCCGTGACATTGGACGGCGAGGGCACGATCGGCGATTTCGACGAGAAGCGCGCCGAGAACGCCGTACGCGAACTCCTGATCGCGGTCGGCGAGGACCCGGACCGCGAGGGCCTCCGCGAGACGCCGTCGCGCGTGGCGCGGGCGTACAAGGAGATATTCGCGGGGCTGTGGCAGAAGCCCGAGGACGTGCTGACGACGACGTTCGACATCGGGCACGACGAGATGGTGCTCGTCAAGGACATCGAGGTGTACTCGACATGTGAGCATCACTTGGTGCCGTTCAGGGGCGTTGCTCACGTCGGATACATCCCGTCCACCAGTGGCAAGATCACCGGGCTGTCCAAGCTGGCCCGGCTCGTGGACGTCTACGCCCGTCGCCCGCAGGTGCAGGAACGACTCACCACGCAGATCGCGGACTCCCTGATGGAGATTCTGGAGCCGCGCGGGGTCATCGTCGTCGTGGAGTGCGAGCACATGTGTATGTCGATGCGCGGGATCCGCAAGCCGGGCGCCAAGACGCTGACGTCGGCCGTGCGGGGACAGCTGCGGGACATGGCGACGCGCAACGAGGCGATGAGCCTCATCATGGCCCGCTGA
- the folB gene encoding dihydroneopterin aldolase, protein MDRVALRGLKARGHHGVFPQEREEGQTFIVDVVLGLDTRPAAADDDLAKTVHYGIVAEEVVAVVQGEPVDLVETLAERIAQVCLKHEEVREVEVCVHKPDAPITVPFDDVTVTITRSRA, encoded by the coding sequence GTGGATCGTGTCGCGCTGCGCGGCCTCAAGGCCCGCGGGCACCACGGCGTGTTCCCCCAGGAACGCGAGGAGGGCCAGACCTTCATCGTGGACGTCGTCCTCGGCCTGGACACCCGGCCGGCCGCGGCCGACGACGACCTGGCGAAGACCGTGCACTACGGCATCGTGGCGGAGGAGGTCGTGGCCGTCGTCCAGGGCGAGCCCGTCGACCTCGTCGAGACGCTCGCCGAGCGCATCGCCCAGGTCTGTCTGAAGCACGAGGAGGTGCGGGAGGTCGAGGTCTGCGTCCACAAGCCGGACGCCCCGATCACCGTCCCCTTCGACGACGTGACCGTCACCATCACCCGGAGCCGAGCATGA